The genomic DNA cccgcgcttcgcagcggtgaagtactgctttaaaattttaaataatatactgagggaaaatgtaccaataattatttgttaaggatctctttgtataccacgttgtcagttcgcccctccggttgtaatatgaccaagctgtgcgctgagcttactcttgagcatgcaacgtatagttggccatgtgaaaagcaatcttgcctcaaatgaatgccagccttttgtagggtctgtccctgagacttattgtcactgcgaagcagagccttactggaaattggaggcgtttgaattgaaatgggagatcagagggtataacagggatgcgaggaataaaaaccctctcccctgagccaccaccagtaaaaatagttgcctcaattaggttcatttgcaggcatgtgacctgaagtctcgtgccattacaaagtttcggtgtctgtaagtttctcagtaacgtTATTGGTgacccaaccttcaaaattatattatgctcaggagtgcctggaggattcagagtttggaccgagctgcaggctatggatgtatgtatgtacgtaagtaggattcagttagcgttgggaacccgcgtaccaaatttctttaagatgggcccattaagtaacaaagaccgttggaaagttcaatatggcggccgacagtggtatcataccactgaaataagtacgttcatcggtttcggttagtgcagggaagccgcctaccaagtttcgtgaagatggggccataaataagaaagtttaacatggcggacgttgtcgactgttacgtgtagaatttcgaaatgaaacctgcttaacttttgtaagtaaactgtaaggaatgagcctgccaaatttcagccttctacctacacgggaaattggagagttagtgatgagtgagtcagtgagggctttgccttataGTATAGACtagtaaaatacccgcgcttcgcagcagagaagtagtgtgttaaagaggttatgtaaacacacccatacaatcagattgtgattcagactacgaatgccgtgaatgtaatttccccgatctacatgctgtcaaataaacgaataaacgccgtggcacaatgttaggggcttcgcctctagcgctgacatccgaggttcgattcccgtaagggagtgcagtgagtgtgtacgcctgatgagccaagaattagggtgaaacacgtgttgcgtactctttgtattatttgacagtaaactattttcaaccattctatgatctgcttgtcacaactgaaggcaccgtggctgatgttagctgacttgctggccaaccataagcgttacctggtaggtaaccacccatacaatcagattgtgattcagactacgaatgccgtgaatgtgattaccccgatctacatgctgtcaaataaacgaaccacacgccgtggcacaatgttaggggcttcgcctctagcgctgacgtccgatgttcgattcccgtaagggactGCAGTGAGTGGGATGTTAGACTGAAttatattgttaagttcgtagacgtctttgttttttgcCGCAacaatagctcgttcactcagccaatcgtgattcttataattggtttgaatattgggaaataatTTTTCAATCAATTCTTCTTTAGACGTcgctaaattgcagaagttatgaggtcAGATCAACCAGCAACTTTCCGTTCCcagtttccagatttctccaaccctgttattgacagtttgcattatttgatcgtaaatgcctttttcctgaagcgttagcttaggaatatttgattgcacatacgacaaaagatcacccgtcttgtaattttgttcacgacgtaATTCTACATCGAACAAAGCAGCAGCAgttcgattcggtgatggcattcccaattgattgggAACTTtcttcgcgatttctaagcacaaatcttcaatcattatcaacgcttagttatagatttctgctgtgaaatccatgtttatatttgaattttacttgcgtattcacggaaaatatcttcagccatgtgagaTTTATATTTCTctcataactgtgttggagatgaaggagagcaggcggtcaatatgattgcaaacaatgcacgaatttgatttggatgtgacgtgttgcacgcgtcattaatgtacacatcccagtgtcggtcattctccaataaattcagagcttgacatttacatcggaaagtggcatgtgtaacgctgTTGACAATtaaaattgctggaaagacgttggaccggcacatttaccaacagcatgtgaacaaagaagcattcatcttgattgggatgcacggtgtacagtctgcctatcgtagtttctttgaatatgccaggttgtccgttgactcgctctcctcgtttgcgttgttcaaatgattttctacttgcattccatgtgtaatacgtaggcacttctgaatacagcagtgttttctcaAACACGTCATTTTGATATtgcgtaaagaaagcagttaacgttgtagccggtggattcagggctatttgttgcacatttgcagctgcgAAGTAAACGCGTTgttcattttctagatgtactgctaagtgaacaacatctggacttcgttcatgtatgggaaatgaaagaattcgccatacagcttcattgctgcttatgtatcttccagcctaatactgtgtgatttcatcgatatgtatgaccgcattcctatcacttctttctggttgcacgccaaaaactgccatgtcgctgcctttattcacgtacttacaaatgtatttgatcgaaacattgaaatagaatcataaaatatttagtatggcgtgtgttgcttttacgtccaacagatggcgctgtgttttcaaaaaaagcatgtttttacctgtcacaggtgtgacatctatataatatgtatataacaacacgcgcgtattcgaatgcaacgttgtgtcaaaatttcaaagcaatcagtgaagaactttcggagatttaaggttttgaacaaacaaacatttacgtttttatttatattgatgtgtatatatgtgtgtgtgtgtgtgtatatatatatatatatataatgttttggcagccaagcgctttttttccaacctagaagacgtctcttgagatccgtttaatcgcctcgttgattgcatgtcctccaaggtagtttcaatccccatttcctgcaccgagtcatctccccttttatgagtgactgtgttagtcgccgtacttcgtacaggtctttgaacgcactgaatacttgtaactggtgtcgcccgtcggctactttcgacagggaatggaagcaattgtcgagaaacaaaaattatttgtaagtgatttcacattgaagaaatagtaaaaacttgatcacttgggtcaatacctaaaggaATACACACAGctaatgcaattgagaatacaccagaatctgtatgatttaattgttgctgtgcgtcttcataaactatgggaggtttgtaaggaaacaaagcatgaaggaaacgaagctgctcttcggtgaggatgaattttttatcagcgtttaaactgtcatagacatgaattacagcaccatcataataggtacacacccagtgagtcactcgttcagtcgctgcagaaggtaatatttgaatatgttttgcattttgtggaatgggcattataggtatgtcaggagtccacattagcaaaaccttttgaggttggaaaattgtatgcgcagctaaaattttgttgaatttgctcatgtgatctgttgataaataatcattatttaccaactcattcattgaaaaatctgacagtggtaagatcactccttctataacactaaacacaaagactaagtagacactaacactaaaaaacggcaacaccgccgggaagaacactaaatgagataaagtaaaagtctactaaacttctttattataactgctttattatagcaggtgaggacGCTGGcacacgcttgttgttgccgctcctccctgttaacaacacttttcgcaaaattcgccttaattctgcactttcttacgcttgttttatttcggtcattgtacatatagttcgtggatacagccgactcgaattgcatggattttgcttaatatttacagattttatggactccactttactgggaacagctgagtctgtggatcacgagacgagacctacgaacatttctttgtaccagacgatctagcacctcgggatgatctgtctccgtgattatattcgctatgctaaTCTGCtcctgtttcatcttacagtactctacgacccggaactgatctgatgttcatactaacctggcttatggctccggggcgatcacgcctgaaattaccaagcgttactgtttatagctgtgtattggaacatccaaatcctgcttcctcctcctgctgcttgctatcgccgctcacctacgctaccacacccgcctgtcctaccggctccgttgtgctgtgctgcttctacactgctatcagctaagtatcactcacttcTTTTTTAGCGCTTTgattactgagaaaagcgctatataaatatgatgaattattattatttattattaaacactaaagtacaaaaacgaagcagaaagtaacactaaaccgcaacaccactgggaacaccggcacaccgcgtctactaaacactaagaaacgctaaaggaaaaaatactattcagtaagtaccgcgtctactaaacagtaaatcagtaaaagaGAAAGGAGTAACcgcgtcagctgtggagctcagctcggagcgaaatgaagtgaatgggaggggagatgatcacgtgactccaacacccgccttaactctccgtccctccacaaacacaggcacacagatcccaactctcctttatatatatatatatatatatatatatatatatatatatatacatattacaaacTGCAAATTTGTTATCTCTTGTAGGAAGGCAATAAAACTGTTAGACTGGCAAGGatgtgtttctgtgttttggtgttCTTGGAACTTTGTCTTGTATACGTTTTATCATTCAACGACATATGTTAAGATCAACTAATTTGCTGATCATCGGTCAAGTCATTTGGAGTgaaaattgtctgatttttgtttgtGATCGATTGATCAGATCAGGCCTGTCTTTCACATGTGAGAGAAAGGTGGATAAATTGAACAGACAGCAGCAGAACATGTAAAGACAACACACGGAGTGGCCAGACCATAAATGGCACCTCAGTGTGAGTAAGGAATTCCAACCAGTTTGCCACCACTTTACTTgaactgtttaatttattttaaaaggtggGTAGTTCTTAGGAAtttggacatcaaaccctgaAATTACAGTTCCAAATTCAGctattgacaccatgtgaccttgagcaagtcacgtgacctgtctgtgctccagttggaagaATAAGAGAAAcgtaaccaattgtgtctcaaatgtctgtaagtcaccttgaataaacatgttaggataaaaacaatagttaaaatgtttgtgttctttcagatTTACAGAAGAATGGCAGCTTCTCTCCATCTTCATTTGATCAGTCCTCTCTTCAATACAATGAGAATGGTATAATGAAATCAGCAGTGGGATCAGAGATCCTGACAGCAGTCTTTTGGCAGTGCAGTTCTCTCCTTGCTGCTGAAGCAACACAGACAGAAGCCATCAAAACTGATCGACAGCAAGTGGAGGAAGAAATCCAGATtcacactggaaaaaaatgtttggaatgtggcaagcaATTCACACAGAAAAGTGATCTTAATAAGCACATGaagattcacacaggagaaaaacctcattgttgtctagaatgtggtaagtcgttctcaagGAGAAGTAGTCTTCAGAGACACAGAAGaatacacactggagaaaaacctcattgctgtccagaatgtggtaaatcGTTTTCATGGAGAAGTGAACTTCAGcggcacaaaaaaattcacacaggagacaaacctcattgttgttcagaatgtggtaagtccttCATAAGGGGAAgccatcttcagaggcacagaagtatccacacaggagaaaaacctcattgttgtccagtaTGTGGTATGTTGTTCTCAAGCAGAAGTGatcttcagaaccacagaagaatccacacaggagaaaaacctcattgttgtccagaatgtggtaagttgtTCTCATGGAGAAGCTGTCTTCAGAGACACAGAAGaatacacactggagaaaaacctcattgttgtccagtaTGTGGTATGTTGTTCTCAAACAGAAGCGatcttcagaaccacagaagaatccacacaggagaaaaacctcattgttgtccagaatgtggtaagttgtTCTCATGGAGAAGCTGTCTTCAGAGACACAGAAGAATACACACTGGAGATAAACCTCATTGCTGTCAACAATGTGATAATTGGTTCTCAAGCAGAAGCGAtcttcagaaacacagaagaatccacacaggagaaaaacctcattgctgttcagaatgtggtaaacgattctcaCGTTCAACCGCACTTAGGTGCCACAGGAggatccacactggagagaagcagtacacctgttctgaatgtggtaaagggtACTCTTGCAGAAAAAGTTTTCTGAGACACACGCAAAGTCACATTGGAGTAAACCCTGTCCCAGAAATGTCAAATGATCTTTGCAATGGCTCCTCaagcaaaaaaaatgaaggaatatCTTCTGAATGAGGTAAAGGACTCTAGTTGAAAGTAGGTAATAAATACATAAGAGTAGTGGAGAAAACACGGAAAGTGGCAAACAGATCCTAGATATAAGGTAACCTTAGAGCCACATATGAATTCACACTGGAATGAACACACTgaaatataacaaacatatttCACAAACGGCAAGAATCTTCTTCAACAACTTATAGGTGCAAGAAAAAAACCTTGTTGTCCTATGTGTGGTTAACGCTTTTCAGACAGCAGTGGCCTTCATAGTCATAAATGACTGTCCTACTTGTGGTAAGCCTCTTAGCTGTTCTGAATGTTGAAAGATTTCATGAAGGAATCAGAAACTCTATTGCCAGGACATCAGCCACACAGGGATTGATCATCTCTACATCAATGCTGTGACATAAGATGGTGAACAATACAAACACCAGACAACAGAATGACGTAGCAACAGTACTGTGTGGTGATAACAACTTCAACCACAGAacacaactgaaaaagttcaatctatatatataaaggagagttgggatccgtgtggctgtgtttgtgtgtttgtggagggacggagagttaaggcgggtgttcgagtcacgtgatcatctcccctcccattcacctcatttcattcacttcatttctctccgagctgagctccacagctgacgtGGTTAGTCCTTTcacctttactgatttactgtttagtagacgtggtacttactgaatagtattttttcctttagtgtttcttagtgtttagtagacgcggtgtgccggtgctcccggcggtgttgcggtttagtgttactttctacttcgtttttgcactttagtgtttaataataaataataataattcattacatttatatagcgcttttctcagtactcaaagcgctaaaatagtgagtgatacttagctgatagcagtgtagaagcagcacagcacaacgcagcggtaggacaggcgggtgtggtagcgtaggtgagcggcgatagtaagcagcaggaggaggaagcaggatttggatgttccaatacacagctataaacagtaacgcttggtaatttcaggcgtgatcgccccggagccataagccaggttagtatgaacatcagatcagttcccggtcgtagagtactgtaagatgaaacgggagcagatcagcatagcgaatataatcacggagacagatcatcccgaggtgttagatcgccaggtacaaagaaatgttcgtaggtctcgtcccgtgatccacagactcagctgttcccagtaaagtggagtccataaaatctgtaaatattaagcaaaatccatgcaattcgagtcggttgtatccacgaactatatgtacaataaacgaaataaaacaagcgtaaatgcagaattaa from Erpetoichthys calabaricus chromosome 5, fErpCal1.3, whole genome shotgun sequence includes the following:
- the LOC114652519 gene encoding zinc finger protein 436-like; translated protein: MASAKENGVDEITVDIKEEDCEWLTPEDVRVKLEDHEERISVFKEEEECKGVTAAIKAEDLNDFSIGLELQKHETEDIFKQDACEESPSSLQPWSTNTGRLATLENSAELKSELSESEEKITEGNERAGEESPGSVGINLQKNGSFSPSSFDQSSLQYNENGIMKSAVGSEILTAVFWQCSSLLAAEATQTEAIKTDRQQVEEEIQIHTGKKCLECGKQFTQKSDLNKHMKIHTGEKPHCCLECGKSFSRRSSLQRHRRIHTGEKPHCCPECGKSFSWRSELQRHKKIHTGDKPHCCSECGKSFIRGSHLQRHRSIHTGEKPHCCPVCGMLFSSRSDLQNHRRIHTGEKPHCCPECGKLFSWRSCLQRHRRIHTGEKPHCCPVCGMLFSNRSDLQNHRRIHTGEKPHCCPECGKLFSWRSCLQRHRRIHTGDKPHCCQQCDNWFSSRSDLQKHRRIHTGEKPHCCSECGKRFSRSTALRCHRRIHTGEKQYTCSECGKGYSCRKSFLRHTQSHIGVNPVPEMSNDLCNGSSSKKNEGISSE